A portion of the Natronococcus sp. AD-5 genome contains these proteins:
- a CDS encoding uracil-DNA glycosylase produces MDANQRTRANPYGMDEECRNCPALCETRTQVVHGYGDVAADFLFVGERPTARADEVGVPFLVGDDEPVGGTSLRRMLERLGLCDATSPADRPELENVYLTNLTRCRDPDRKPTDEEIGNCEPYLNAEIRMINPEIIVPVGERALAEIGAEYTTTPVAELDLESDHATTIRGRGFELVPMIEPREQTDEQTQAWLERFVELMASDYRQTKGRRER; encoded by the coding sequence GTGGACGCGAATCAGCGAACCCGCGCGAACCCGTACGGCATGGACGAGGAGTGTCGGAACTGCCCGGCGCTCTGCGAGACGCGCACGCAGGTCGTCCACGGCTACGGCGACGTCGCGGCCGACTTCCTCTTCGTCGGCGAACGGCCGACCGCCCGCGCCGACGAGGTCGGCGTACCGTTTCTCGTCGGCGACGACGAGCCCGTCGGCGGGACGTCGCTTCGTCGGATGCTCGAGCGGCTCGGCCTCTGCGACGCCACCTCGCCCGCGGATCGGCCCGAACTCGAGAACGTCTACCTGACCAACCTCACCCGGTGTCGGGATCCCGACCGGAAGCCGACCGACGAGGAGATCGGCAACTGCGAACCCTACCTCAACGCCGAGATTCGGATGATCAACCCCGAGATCATCGTTCCCGTCGGCGAACGCGCGCTCGCCGAGATCGGCGCGGAGTACACGACGACGCCGGTCGCGGAACTCGATCTCGAGTCGGACCACGCGACGACGATCCGGGGTCGCGGGTTCGAACTCGTCCCGATGATCGAGCCGCGCGAGCAGACCGACGAGCAGACGCAGGCGTGGCTCGAGCGCTTCGTCGAGCTGATGGCGTCGGATTACCGACAGACGAAGGGACGACGAGAGCGGTAG
- a CDS encoding MaoC/PaaZ C-terminal domain-containing protein, giving the protein MTEDDTQSIDWTDSETFERALERAETREKGNYFEAFEEGDLIEHDPGLTLSRWGNEAWMSQTLNHDPAYWRTDAAQERGFDEPPIHPDYLTAATLGITVEDLSEKGGYFLGRTDVRFPGAPVYAGTELRVESEVVGTATSSSRPEYGIVTWRTRGKDAETGEVVCSYERTNMIPRREPVATDGGERTDGERERSERDPRRNASRSEGGSRSSSGLRSDGGSPASAAANDGDDLPDEFVTPDGGSFEDFVDALERADERGAAVAYRHERGRTQDDLTVAGLPLSTLNTAKQHHNADVMADSPSGDIVTYGDVTRSTALGHARSDEQTCREVGFDDEQFHTFVTPGDTVYAFTRVLEAEADAAHDEAGTVRFEHIAFNQDDEPVYSGTRTAEIHKRSS; this is encoded by the coding sequence ATGACTGAAGACGACACGCAATCGATCGACTGGACCGATTCGGAGACGTTCGAACGGGCGCTCGAGCGGGCCGAGACCCGCGAGAAGGGGAACTACTTCGAGGCCTTCGAGGAGGGGGACCTCATCGAACACGACCCCGGCCTCACGCTCTCACGGTGGGGCAACGAGGCGTGGATGAGCCAGACCCTGAACCACGATCCGGCCTACTGGCGAACCGACGCCGCGCAGGAACGGGGGTTCGACGAACCGCCGATCCACCCCGACTACCTCACTGCTGCAACCCTCGGCATCACCGTCGAGGACTTAAGCGAGAAGGGCGGCTACTTCCTCGGACGCACCGACGTTCGATTCCCCGGCGCGCCGGTCTACGCCGGCACCGAACTGCGCGTCGAGAGCGAAGTCGTCGGCACGGCGACCTCGAGTTCGCGCCCCGAGTACGGGATCGTCACCTGGCGAACCCGCGGGAAGGACGCCGAAACGGGGGAGGTGGTGTGCTCCTACGAGCGGACGAACATGATCCCGCGGCGGGAACCCGTCGCGACGGACGGGGGTGAGCGAACCGATGGTGAGCGCGAGCGAAGCGAGCGCGATCCACGTCGGAACGCGTCGCGTTCCGAGGGTGGTTCGCGATCCTCGTCGGGACTCCGCTCCGACGGCGGCTCGCCGGCGTCGGCGGCCGCGAACGACGGCGACGACCTCCCCGACGAGTTCGTCACCCCCGACGGCGGCTCCTTCGAGGACTTCGTCGACGCGCTCGAGCGGGCCGACGAGCGGGGCGCCGCCGTCGCCTACCGCCACGAGCGCGGACGCACGCAGGACGACCTGACCGTCGCCGGACTGCCGCTGTCGACGCTCAACACGGCCAAGCAGCACCACAACGCCGACGTCATGGCCGACTCGCCGTCGGGCGACATCGTCACCTACGGCGACGTCACCCGGTCGACCGCGCTCGGCCACGCGCGATCCGACGAGCAAACCTGCCGCGAGGTGGGCTTCGACGACGAGCAATTCCACACGTTCGTCACCCCCGGAGATACGGTCTACGCGTTCACGCGCGTGCTCGAGGCCGAAGCGGACGCCGCGCACGACGAGGCCGGCACCGTTCGATTCGAGCACATCGCGTTCAACCAGGACGACGAACCGGTTTACTCCGGGACCCGCACCGCGGAGATTCACAAGCGCTCGAGCTGA
- the mct gene encoding succinyl-CoA:mesaconate CoA-transferase, translated as MGALSNLRVIDLTQVLAGPYCTMLLADMGADVVKIERPGGDLIRSNPPFVEDADAEAYGGYFQSVNRGKRSIELDFTDEEDRRDFLSLVEEADVVVENFRSGTMEKYDLGYETLRERNSRLIYSSIRGFGDPRTGETHRQGQPSFDLIAQALGGVMEITGQEDGPPTKVGPGIGDLFTATLNCIGILAAVNHREQTGEGQYVDTAMYDAMLSMTERAIYQHSYTGDPPSRRGNSHPTLFPYDAFETEDGYAVIAAFGTNHWNEVCAAMEREELAEAYPTAADRLEHRTELREEIAAWAADLETEELVETLEGRVPVAPVQNTADIFDDPHVRDREMLVPVEQPGADETVEIAGSPIKMTETPPEPGSRAPLLDEHREELLEDDDEAERTDAETAADD; from the coding sequence ATGGGTGCACTGTCGAATCTCCGCGTGATCGACCTGACGCAGGTGCTCGCCGGGCCGTACTGTACGATGTTGCTCGCCGATATGGGCGCGGACGTCGTCAAGATCGAACGCCCCGGCGGCGACCTGATCCGGTCGAATCCGCCGTTCGTCGAGGACGCCGACGCGGAGGCCTACGGCGGCTACTTCCAGAGCGTCAACCGCGGCAAGCGAAGCATCGAACTCGACTTCACCGACGAGGAGGATCGTCGGGACTTCCTCTCGCTCGTCGAGGAAGCCGACGTCGTCGTCGAGAACTTCCGTTCGGGGACGATGGAGAAGTACGATCTGGGCTACGAGACCCTGCGAGAGCGCAATTCGCGGTTGATCTACTCCTCGATTCGCGGCTTCGGCGACCCACGGACGGGCGAGACGCACCGACAGGGCCAGCCGTCGTTCGACCTCATCGCCCAGGCGCTGGGCGGCGTGATGGAGATCACCGGCCAGGAGGACGGACCGCCGACGAAGGTCGGTCCCGGCATCGGCGACCTCTTCACCGCGACGCTGAACTGCATCGGCATCCTCGCCGCCGTCAACCACCGCGAACAGACCGGCGAGGGGCAGTACGTCGACACCGCGATGTACGACGCGATGCTCAGCATGACCGAACGCGCCATCTACCAGCACTCCTACACCGGCGACCCTCCCTCGCGTCGCGGCAACTCCCACCCGACGCTGTTCCCCTACGACGCCTTCGAGACCGAGGACGGGTACGCCGTCATCGCGGCCTTCGGGACGAATCACTGGAACGAGGTCTGCGCGGCGATGGAGCGGGAAGAACTGGCCGAGGCGTACCCCACCGCCGCCGACCGCCTCGAGCACCGCACGGAACTCCGCGAGGAGATCGCCGCGTGGGCGGCCGACCTCGAGACCGAGGAACTCGTCGAGACGCTCGAGGGTCGCGTCCCCGTCGCGCCGGTCCAGAACACGGCCGACATCTTCGACGACCCGCACGTCCGCGACCGGGAGATGCTCGTGCCGGTCGAGCAACCCGGTGCGGACGAGACGGTCGAGATCGCCGGTTCGCCGATCAAGATGACCGAGACGCCGCCCGAACCGGGCAGCCGAGCGCCGCTGCTCGACGAACACCGCGAGGAACTGCTCGAGGACGACGACGAAGCGGAACGCACCGACGCCGAGACCGCGGCGGACGACTGA
- a CDS encoding methylaspartate mutase subunit E, which translates to MTRDERIPSDELRRIDEEIRSDWSTGAAVDFEKAVAYHESLPAHKRFADVLESADKPLLQPRAGVPRLDDQIELLEYLHEEGKADLLPTTIDSYTRDNEYEKAQEGLEKARETGEDTLNGFPAVNHGIEGCRELIEAIDAPIEVRHGTPDARLLAAITFAGGFQSFEGGPISYNIPYTKRHGLEETIEKWQFVDRLAGAYTERGVRINREPFGPLTGTLVPPSIAIAIMIVEGQLAATQGVRSITLGYGQVGNVVQDVAALNALKKLGNEYLPDEVCVTTVFHEWMGGFPPDEARANGVIGLGGMTAAIARPDKVITKSPQEFQGVPTKEANAAGLRTTRQVIDMAIEQQIDIDGIAEEQDLIERETRCLMDTIFEHGDGDVVRGTLEAFDSGALDVPFAPSDSARGAVLPARDDDGRVRIFEWGDLAMDEDIKEIHKARLSQRADTEGRDQSFRMVADDVDAISDGKLIGRPQGDA; encoded by the coding sequence ATGACACGAGACGAACGCATCCCATCCGACGAGCTACGGCGTATCGACGAAGAGATCCGATCCGACTGGTCCACCGGCGCGGCGGTCGACTTCGAGAAGGCCGTCGCCTACCACGAGTCGCTGCCGGCACACAAGCGGTTCGCGGACGTACTCGAGTCCGCGGACAAGCCGCTCCTGCAGCCGCGGGCCGGCGTCCCGCGGCTCGACGACCAGATCGAGTTGCTCGAGTACCTCCACGAGGAGGGGAAGGCGGACCTGCTGCCGACGACGATCGACTCGTACACCCGCGACAACGAGTACGAAAAAGCCCAGGAGGGCCTCGAGAAGGCCCGCGAGACGGGCGAGGATACCCTCAACGGCTTCCCCGCCGTGAACCACGGGATCGAGGGCTGTCGCGAGCTAATCGAGGCGATCGACGCCCCGATCGAGGTCCGCCACGGCACGCCCGACGCGCGGCTGCTGGCGGCGATCACGTTCGCCGGCGGCTTCCAGAGCTTCGAGGGGGGCCCGATCTCGTACAATATCCCGTACACGAAGCGCCACGGGCTCGAGGAGACGATCGAGAAGTGGCAGTTCGTCGACCGGCTGGCGGGGGCCTACACCGAACGCGGCGTGCGGATCAACCGCGAGCCGTTCGGCCCGCTCACCGGAACGCTCGTGCCGCCCTCGATCGCGATCGCGATCATGATCGTCGAGGGACAACTCGCCGCGACGCAGGGCGTGCGATCGATCACCCTCGGCTACGGGCAGGTCGGCAACGTCGTCCAGGACGTCGCCGCGCTGAACGCCCTCAAGAAGCTGGGCAACGAGTACCTCCCCGACGAGGTCTGCGTGACGACCGTCTTCCACGAGTGGATGGGCGGCTTCCCGCCCGACGAGGCCCGCGCCAACGGCGTCATCGGGCTCGGCGGGATGACCGCCGCCATCGCCCGGCCGGACAAGGTCATCACGAAGTCTCCGCAGGAGTTCCAGGGCGTCCCGACGAAGGAGGCGAACGCCGCCGGACTCCGAACGACGCGACAGGTTATCGACATGGCGATCGAACAGCAAATCGACATCGACGGCATCGCGGAGGAACAGGACCTCATCGAGCGCGAGACGCGCTGTCTCATGGACACGATCTTCGAACACGGGGACGGCGACGTCGTTCGAGGGACGCTCGAGGCCTTCGACTCGGGGGCGCTCGACGTCCCGTTCGCCCCGAGCGACAGCGCGAGAGGGGCCGTGTTGCCGGCCCGCGACGACGACGGTCGCGTGCGCATCTTCGAGTGGGGCGACCTCGCGATGGACGAAGACATCAAGGAGATCCACAAAGCCAGGCTCTCGCAGCGCGCCGACACCGAGGGGCGCGACCAGTCGTTCCGGATGGTCGCCGACGACGTCGACGCGATCAGCGACGGCAAGCTCATCGGCCGCCCGCAGGGTGATGCCTGA
- a CDS encoding methylaspartate ammonia-lyase: MRIDAVHATPGYAGFFFDDQRAIKRGARQDGFTYDGEPVTDGFDEIRQAGETLIVDVELEDGSVHRGDCAAVQYSGAGGRDPLFRAEAYAPVVEGPVAEELVGRDASDFLAIAELLEELQIEGTRLHTAIRYGVSQALLAAAAHDSGTTQTDVLADELETEPATGPVPVFGQSGDARYGNAEKMFIKGVPVLPHGLINSVEKIGPDGEVLLEYVEWLVERSEELGPEGYDPRFHIDVYGMIGEIFGPPYDRDEVVDYFEALEEAAAPYPIQIEGPMDVGDRADQIAAMVELREGLEGADVGVDVVADEWCNTFKDVREFVDAGAADVVQVKTPDLGGIHRSGQAVRYCEGTDTRAYLGGTCNETETSARACAHVALATDAAQVLAKPGMGFDEGYMIVENEMRRTIARREREQRLANADEVTADD; this comes from the coding sequence ATGCGGATCGACGCCGTCCACGCGACGCCCGGTTACGCCGGATTCTTCTTCGACGACCAGCGCGCGATCAAGCGGGGTGCCCGCCAAGACGGATTCACCTACGACGGCGAGCCCGTCACCGACGGCTTCGACGAGATCCGCCAGGCGGGCGAGACGCTCATCGTCGACGTCGAACTCGAGGACGGCAGCGTCCACCGCGGCGACTGCGCCGCGGTCCAGTACTCCGGCGCCGGCGGACGCGACCCGCTGTTCCGGGCCGAGGCGTACGCCCCGGTGGTCGAGGGGCCGGTCGCCGAAGAACTGGTCGGCCGCGACGCGAGCGACTTCCTCGCGATCGCCGAACTGCTCGAGGAGCTTCAAATCGAAGGTACTCGACTCCACACGGCGATCCGGTACGGCGTCTCCCAGGCGCTGCTCGCCGCGGCCGCCCACGACTCGGGAACCACGCAAACCGACGTGCTCGCCGACGAACTCGAGACGGAGCCGGCGACCGGGCCGGTCCCGGTCTTCGGCCAGTCCGGCGACGCCCGCTACGGGAACGCCGAGAAGATGTTCATCAAGGGTGTCCCGGTGCTCCCCCACGGGCTGATCAACAGCGTCGAGAAGATCGGCCCGGACGGCGAGGTCCTACTCGAGTACGTCGAGTGGCTCGTCGAACGCTCCGAGGAACTCGGCCCGGAGGGCTACGATCCTCGGTTCCACATCGACGTGTACGGGATGATCGGCGAGATATTCGGGCCCCCCTACGACCGGGATGAAGTCGTCGACTACTTCGAGGCGCTCGAGGAGGCTGCCGCGCCGTACCCGATCCAGATCGAGGGGCCGATGGACGTCGGCGACCGAGCCGACCAGATCGCGGCGATGGTGGAGCTCCGGGAGGGGCTTGAGGGTGCCGACGTCGGCGTCGACGTCGTGGCCGACGAGTGGTGTAACACCTTCAAGGACGTCCGGGAGTTCGTCGACGCGGGCGCGGCCGACGTCGTGCAGGTCAAGACCCCCGACCTCGGCGGAATCCACCGCAGCGGCCAGGCAGTCCGGTACTGCGAGGGGACCGACACCCGGGCGTACCTCGGCGGCACCTGCAACGAGACGGAAACGTCCGCACGCGCCTGCGCACACGTCGCGCTCGCGACCGACGCCGCGCAGGTGCTCGCAAAACCCGGCATGGGCTTCGACGAAGGGTACATGATCGTCGAGAACGAGATGCGACGAACGATCGCCAGACGAGAACGGGAGCAGCGACTCGCGAACGCGGACGAGGTGACTGCGGATGACTGA
- a CDS encoding polysaccharide deacetylase family protein: MSNQRNTRRRFLALSGAATFAGLAGCMGEDPETSEDPGSSDENGNENESTKYGPPELQVETEYDSREEFKQPGEQFDDFEDLEPWEVVQGSAEADEDVTFDGSQSLKLTAEDSENVIVERRIDTTDMTDLELSTAVRTSTPGNVAIDIRLIDIYGGYAHHQLRSVTYRDSEVGWFRTNPGVFSESTTPLERDVVDKIQLIVYNTGDAEVWVDDMRIHEKPEKGYVVLCWDDGHEDFYDRASPLHDEYGVNAVQAAVRQWTRGQRSGVMTPAQLKERQEAGDQIVAHGTHTQFADMDEESLRDALRTDKNWAVSNEFGGGHYIVYPHNSFDQTALDVISEYYYAGGFNQSGDKNLTGVHGFDPLVLPRTIGHDLDIAMQCVDNAAKHRQCTILNFHAFDQDNTLDEDEYEQLLQHINDTEDVEVIDFDDLWTMRREGH; this comes from the coding sequence ATGTCGAATCAACGAAATACCCGGAGGCGGTTTCTCGCGCTCTCCGGAGCAGCGACGTTTGCAGGTCTCGCCGGCTGCATGGGTGAGGACCCGGAGACGTCCGAGGATCCTGGCTCGTCGGACGAAAACGGCAACGAAAACGAGTCAACCAAGTACGGACCGCCGGAGCTCCAGGTCGAAACCGAGTACGATAGTCGCGAGGAGTTCAAACAACCCGGCGAGCAGTTCGACGACTTCGAGGACCTCGAGCCGTGGGAGGTCGTTCAGGGCTCCGCGGAGGCGGACGAAGACGTCACCTTCGACGGCTCCCAGAGCCTCAAGCTCACCGCCGAAGACAGCGAAAACGTCATCGTCGAGCGACGGATCGACACGACGGACATGACCGACCTCGAACTCTCGACGGCCGTGCGTACGTCTACGCCCGGAAACGTCGCCATCGACATCCGGCTCATCGACATCTACGGCGGCTACGCGCACCACCAGCTCCGATCGGTCACCTACCGCGACTCCGAGGTCGGCTGGTTCCGGACGAACCCCGGGGTCTTCTCGGAAAGTACGACGCCGCTCGAGCGGGACGTCGTCGACAAGATCCAGCTCATCGTCTACAACACCGGCGACGCGGAGGTGTGGGTCGACGACATGCGCATCCACGAGAAGCCCGAAAAGGGGTACGTCGTGCTCTGCTGGGACGACGGCCACGAGGACTTTTACGACCGGGCGAGTCCGCTGCACGACGAGTACGGCGTCAACGCGGTCCAGGCCGCCGTTCGCCAGTGGACCCGGGGCCAGCGCAGCGGGGTTATGACGCCCGCACAGCTCAAGGAGCGCCAGGAGGCCGGCGACCAGATCGTCGCACACGGCACGCACACGCAGTTCGCGGATATGGACGAGGAAAGTCTCAGAGACGCCCTGCGGACGGACAAGAACTGGGCCGTCAGCAACGAGTTCGGCGGCGGACACTACATCGTCTATCCCCACAACAGCTTCGACCAGACGGCCCTCGACGTCATCTCCGAGTACTACTACGCGGGCGGGTTCAATCAGTCGGGGGACAAAAATCTCACCGGCGTTCACGGTTTCGATCCGCTCGTGCTGCCCCGAACGATCGGCCACGACCTCGACATCGCGATGCAGTGTGTCGATAACGCCGCTAAACACCGCCAGTGTACGATCCTGAACTTCCACGCCTTTGACCAGGACAACACGCTGGACGAAGACGAGTACGAACAGCTGCTCCAGCACATCAACGACACCGAGGACGTCGAGGTCATCGACTTCGACGACCTCTGGACGATGCGCCGCGAGGGACACTGA
- a CDS encoding Mrp/NBP35 family ATP-binding protein: MDEAAVRDRLRTVEDPELGDDIVSLGLVNELSVEGDEVDVDLALGAPYSPTETDIAGEVRELLIEEGLEPNLSASIPDRDATSSEEQVLPGVKNVIAVASGKGGVGKSTVAVNLAAGLSELGARVGLFDADVYGPNVPRMFDADEPPMATEDETLVPPEKYGVKLMSMAFLTGEDDPVIWRGPMVHKVITQLTEDVEWGALDYLVIDLPPGTGDTQLTMLQTMPVTGAVIVTTPQDVALDDARKGLEMFAKHDTVVLGIAENMSTFACPDCGGEHDIFGSGGGEEFAETHNMPFLGAIPLDPTVREGGDGGKPTVLADEGAAGDAFRTITENVANNTGIVHRRGVSETTQRRSPAPDR; this comes from the coding sequence ATGGACGAAGCCGCCGTTCGCGACCGCCTCCGGACGGTCGAAGATCCGGAACTGGGGGATGACATCGTCTCGCTGGGGCTCGTCAACGAGCTCTCGGTCGAGGGCGACGAGGTCGACGTCGACCTCGCGCTCGGAGCGCCGTACTCACCGACCGAGACCGACATCGCGGGCGAGGTCCGCGAACTGCTCATCGAGGAGGGCCTCGAGCCGAATCTCTCCGCGAGCATCCCGGATCGCGACGCGACCTCGAGCGAGGAACAGGTGCTGCCGGGCGTCAAGAACGTCATCGCCGTCGCCTCCGGGAAGGGCGGGGTCGGCAAGTCGACCGTCGCGGTCAACCTCGCCGCCGGGCTCTCGGAGCTCGGCGCCCGGGTCGGGCTCTTCGACGCCGACGTTTACGGCCCGAACGTGCCGCGGATGTTCGACGCCGACGAGCCGCCGATGGCCACCGAGGACGAGACCCTGGTGCCGCCCGAGAAGTACGGCGTGAAGCTGATGAGCATGGCCTTCCTCACCGGCGAGGACGACCCCGTCATCTGGCGCGGACCGATGGTCCACAAGGTCATCACGCAGCTCACCGAGGACGTCGAGTGGGGCGCCCTCGACTACCTCGTCATCGACCTCCCGCCGGGGACCGGCGACACCCAGCTGACGATGCTCCAGACGATGCCCGTGACCGGCGCCGTCATCGTCACGACCCCGCAGGACGTCGCGCTGGACGACGCCCGGAAGGGCCTCGAGATGTTCGCCAAACACGACACCGTCGTGCTCGGGATCGCCGAGAACATGTCGACGTTCGCCTGTCCCGACTGCGGCGGCGAGCACGACATCTTCGGCTCCGGCGGCGGCGAGGAGTTCGCCGAGACGCACAACATGCCGTTCCTGGGCGCGATCCCGCTCGATCCGACCGTCCGCGAGGGCGGCGACGGCGGGAAGCCGACCGTCCTCGCAGACGAGGGCGCGGCGGGTGATGCGTTCCGAACCATCACCGAGAACGTCGCGAACAACACCGGGATCGTCCACCGACGCGGCGTCTCGGAGACGACGCAGCGCCGGTCGCCCGCACCGGACCGATGA
- the citE gene encoding L-malyl-CoA/beta-methylmalyl-CoA lyase, with protein sequence MTDDTDIRLCRTFQTAPAAVPKDDTAKYLVSALEAEGFQAPDWLVPDLEDGTAPDMKAEGLENTVETVPQYEFPGEIWPRVEWSYEDERYCEKGRDQIDRLVAEIGDEIDGVVVPKVGRLEDVERAAAAVAEAEREHGYPDGSIGLSIIVETGRARSDLRELSKFGADSRLTALVFGPVDYTAELGGRDLGDGRPRWDGLLEALSNEASAGGLLSIGGPFDDLFKERAGLTFYNADEYADQVEHEARLGLDGSWSLYPKQTIQANTIHMPTPDELERDVHKIERFNEAKREGTGAVTIDGQMVDEATFKNFRNTVRTVRTIHDRRPDQTEERYDNDLLGRALELELSYR encoded by the coding sequence ATGACCGACGACACCGACATCCGACTCTGCCGCACGTTCCAGACCGCACCGGCCGCCGTTCCCAAAGACGACACGGCGAAGTACCTCGTCTCCGCCCTCGAGGCGGAGGGCTTCCAGGCGCCCGACTGGCTCGTCCCCGACCTGGAGGACGGCACCGCCCCCGACATGAAAGCGGAGGGACTCGAGAACACCGTCGAGACGGTTCCGCAGTACGAGTTCCCCGGCGAGATCTGGCCCCGCGTCGAGTGGAGCTACGAGGACGAGCGTTACTGCGAGAAGGGGCGCGACCAGATCGACCGGCTGGTCGCCGAGATCGGCGACGAGATCGACGGCGTCGTGGTCCCGAAGGTCGGCCGCCTCGAGGACGTCGAGCGCGCCGCCGCGGCCGTCGCGGAGGCCGAACGCGAACACGGCTACCCCGACGGTTCGATCGGACTCTCGATCATCGTCGAGACGGGCCGCGCTCGCTCGGACCTCCGGGAACTCTCGAAATTCGGCGCCGACTCGCGGCTCACCGCCCTCGTGTTCGGCCCCGTGGACTACACCGCCGAACTCGGCGGCCGCGACCTCGGCGACGGCCGCCCGCGCTGGGACGGGCTGCTCGAGGCGCTCTCGAACGAGGCCAGCGCCGGCGGCCTGCTCTCGATCGGCGGCCCGTTCGACGACCTGTTCAAGGAGCGCGCCGGGCTGACGTTCTACAACGCCGACGAGTACGCCGACCAGGTCGAACACGAGGCGCGACTCGGCCTCGACGGCTCCTGGTCGCTGTACCCCAAGCAGACGATCCAGGCGAACACGATCCACATGCCGACGCCCGACGAACTCGAGCGCGACGTCCACAAGATCGAGCGGTTCAACGAGGCCAAGCGCGAGGGCACCGGCGCGGTCACCATCGACGGCCAGATGGTCGACGAGGCGACGTTCAAGAACTTCCGCAACACGGTTCGGACGGTGCGGACGATCCACGACCGCCGACCGGACCAGACCGAAGAGCGCTACGACAACGACCTGTTAGGGCGGGCGCTCGAACTCGAGCTGTCCTACCGGTAA
- the glmS gene encoding methylaspartate mutase subunit S, with product MVVDTMSRTVVLGVIGSDAHVVGITILEQALSAAGFDVVNLGVQTSQKEFADAAVAHSAEAVLVSSLYGHAEQDCQGFHEVLEEAGVDALTYIGGNLAVGQDDFERTRATFEELGFDRVFDSETDPEEAIAALERDLNVTTTESEQVTVST from the coding sequence ATGGTTGTGGATACGATGTCCCGAACAGTCGTCCTCGGCGTGATCGGCTCAGACGCCCACGTCGTTGGCATCACAATCTTGGAGCAGGCTCTCAGTGCAGCTGGCTTCGACGTCGTCAACCTCGGCGTCCAGACCTCCCAGAAGGAGTTCGCCGACGCCGCAGTAGCACACTCCGCGGAGGCTGTACTCGTCTCCTCGCTCTACGGGCACGCCGAGCAGGACTGTCAAGGGTTCCACGAGGTCCTCGAGGAGGCCGGCGTCGACGCGCTCACCTACATCGGCGGCAACCTCGCCGTCGGACAGGACGACTTCGAGCGGACGCGCGCGACCTTCGAGGAGCTCGGCTTCGACCGCGTCTTCGACTCGGAGACCGACCCCGAGGAAGCGATCGCGGCGCTCGAGCGCGACCTCAACGTCACGACGACCGAGTCGGAGCAGGTTACTGTCAGCACCTAA
- a CDS encoding DUF5785 family protein, producing MDWPHDPDGEEGSEGKRKYDMAIIAKKVDEHEDFPLDRDEFVAEYGDDPIRINYERVVPLREIFEHVEAEEFETMVDMHKAVGAAMRAGDFWEYHPQGANPEKKHA from the coding sequence ATGGACTGGCCGCACGACCCGGACGGCGAGGAGGGAAGCGAGGGCAAGCGCAAGTACGACATGGCGATTATCGCCAAGAAGGTCGACGAACACGAGGACTTCCCCCTCGACCGCGACGAGTTCGTCGCGGAGTACGGCGACGACCCGATCCGGATCAACTACGAGCGAGTGGTCCCGCTGCGTGAGATCTTCGAGCACGTCGAAGCCGAGGAGTTCGAGACGATGGTCGACATGCACAAGGCCGTCGGCGCGGCGATGCGCGCCGGCGACTTCTGGGAGTACCACCCGCAGGGCGCGAACCCCGAGAAGAAACACGCCTGA